One Rubripirellula amarantea DNA segment encodes these proteins:
- a CDS encoding aldehyde dehydrogenase family protein, which produces MITLSPLRWGKPYESLDHTNVVHFDTGEPIARIGNVGGGIVGKDMRQAHKARETLLQHSTDDLIERCKRAAVLFESADLTVGDSTQSVDQFVHQQSASTGLPEHMCRSNMTKNSFVLSNIDQILDCLTRGLDLSILSRGYGEEGRGVTVSYQCQSPVLGAVLPNNSPGVHTLWLPAIPLQIGLALKPGSQEPWTPYRMVSAFIEAGIPKEAFGLYPGGHDAGGAIMTKTPRSMIFGSAQTVAQHEGNPKVQAHGPGFSKILICDDVVDDWENYLDMMVESVLSNSGRSCINCSGIWASRHTREIAAAIADRIGEVNVLPPSDPDAALAAFTVKAMATGTWSMVEQDLAESGVEDMTAAFGEKLIERDHCAYLRPMVVHANSPDRAVAAKEYMFPFVSVVECPQAEMLKRIGPTLVGTVLTADQSFIDAAGSCVEIDRLNVGPIPTNRLNWLQPHEGNIIEFLFRSRAYQMADLPVAAMTK; this is translated from the coding sequence ATGATCACACTGAGCCCGCTTCGTTGGGGTAAACCGTACGAGTCACTTGACCATACCAATGTGGTCCACTTTGACACCGGTGAGCCGATCGCCCGCATTGGAAACGTTGGCGGCGGAATTGTCGGCAAAGACATGCGTCAAGCGCACAAGGCGCGCGAAACGCTACTGCAGCATTCAACCGACGATTTGATCGAGCGATGCAAGCGGGCCGCAGTGTTGTTCGAGTCAGCGGACCTGACCGTAGGTGACTCAACGCAATCAGTTGATCAGTTTGTGCACCAGCAGTCCGCGAGCACCGGGTTGCCAGAGCACATGTGCCGATCAAACATGACGAAGAACAGTTTTGTTCTTAGCAACATTGATCAGATTCTTGATTGTCTTACACGGGGATTGGACCTGTCTATTCTTTCGCGTGGTTATGGCGAAGAGGGACGCGGCGTTACGGTCAGCTACCAGTGCCAAAGTCCGGTACTGGGCGCCGTCCTGCCGAATAACTCACCAGGGGTTCATACGCTTTGGCTGCCAGCGATTCCGCTTCAGATCGGCTTGGCCCTTAAGCCTGGATCGCAAGAACCTTGGACTCCTTATCGGATGGTTTCAGCTTTCATCGAAGCTGGAATTCCCAAGGAGGCTTTTGGCTTGTACCCAGGTGGTCACGACGCGGGTGGTGCGATCATGACTAAGACGCCTCGAAGCATGATCTTTGGAAGCGCGCAAACGGTAGCGCAGCACGAAGGCAATCCGAAGGTCCAGGCTCATGGTCCCGGGTTTTCGAAAATTTTGATCTGCGATGATGTCGTCGACGATTGGGAAAACTATCTCGACATGATGGTCGAAAGTGTTCTCAGTAACTCAGGCCGAAGTTGCATTAATTGCAGCGGCATTTGGGCGAGTCGTCATACCCGCGAAATTGCCGCGGCGATCGCTGATCGAATTGGCGAGGTCAACGTCCTTCCGCCTAGTGATCCAGATGCGGCTTTGGCTGCGTTCACGGTAAAAGCGATGGCGACTGGAACATGGTCGATGGTTGAACAAGATCTTGCGGAAAGTGGCGTCGAAGACATGACTGCTGCTTTTGGTGAGAAACTCATCGAACGAGACCATTGTGCTTATCTTCGACCGATGGTTGTTCACGCCAACTCGCCGGATCGCGCGGTCGCGGCCAAGGAGTACATGTTCCCGTTTGTCAGTGTTGTTGAATGCCCGCAAGCAGAAATGCTTAAACGGATCGGCCCGACTTTGGTGGGAACGGTGTTAACCGCCGACCAGTCGTTTATAGATGCGGCGGGCAGTTGCGTTGAGATTGACCGGTTGAATGTGGGCCCGATTCCAACAAACCGGTTGAATTGGTTGCAACCACACGAAGGGAACATCATTGAATTCTTGTTCCGTTCGCGAGCCTATCAAAT